The Pedobacter roseus genome contains a region encoding:
- a CDS encoding GxxExxY protein produces MKYGDLTGRIIGCAMRVHSYLGSGFQEKIYQRALGIEMGIDKLTYKEEMTMTIFYRDIKIGFRRVDFFVENEIMVELKAVSELNDAHLAQAINYLEAYKLPVGLLINFGSRSLTFKRVYNTKHPDNKS; encoded by the coding sequence ATGAAATACGGAGATTTAACCGGGCGAATTATTGGCTGTGCAATGAGAGTCCATTCTTATTTAGGTTCGGGTTTTCAGGAAAAGATCTATCAAAGGGCTTTGGGTATTGAAATGGGAATTGACAAATTAACCTATAAGGAAGAAATGACAATGACCATTTTTTATCGGGATATAAAAATCGGTTTTAGAAGAGTAGATTTTTTTGTCGAAAACGAAATCATGGTCGAATTAAAAGCTGTATCCGAACTAAATGATGCCCACCTCGCACAAGCCATCAATTACCTCGAAGCTTATAAACTACCGGTAGGATTATTGATTAATTTTGGAAGTCGGAGCTTGACTTTCAAGAGAGTTTACAATACAAAGCACCCGGATAACAAGAGCTAG
- a CDS encoding response regulator, with protein MQTNILYIGRDTEITVVMNRLLNARPEWKGICVCTDDEAIEICQNQEIDLVLLGNGIDAACEEVLRAKLTGLKPDLKIIQHYGGGSGLLYGEIMTALSQDF; from the coding sequence ATGCAAACCAACATACTTTATATCGGCAGGGATACTGAAATTACCGTTGTAATGAACCGCCTGTTAAATGCCAGACCAGAATGGAAAGGAATCTGTGTATGCACGGATGATGAAGCTATTGAGATTTGCCAAAATCAGGAAATTGATTTGGTATTGCTGGGAAACGGCATTGATGCAGCATGTGAGGAAGTGCTAAGGGCAAAACTGACCGGGCTTAAACCAGACTTAAAAATTATTCAGCATTATGGTGGGGGTAGTGGACTATTGTACGGCGAAATCATGACTGCGCTTAGCCAGGATTTTTAA
- a CDS encoding pirin family protein: MSQFILHKENTRGHANHGWLNAHHSFSFANYYNPERMHFGVLRVLNDDLIDGGMGFGSHPHDNMEIITIPLAGAIAHKDSMGNSAVIKNGEIQVMSAGTGVSHSEFNANAGEQLNLLQIWLFPNKKNVTPRYDQQTLDVAARHNNFQQILSPNADDAGVWIHQDAWFSLGNFDEGFETEYKIKKAGNGVYAFVISGEVTINGQVLSKRDGLGVWDTDSISFKANTAGAEVLLMDIPMELN, from the coding sequence ATGTCACAGTTCATTTTGCACAAAGAAAACACCCGCGGTCATGCTAATCATGGCTGGTTAAATGCACATCACTCATTCAGTTTTGCAAACTACTACAATCCTGAAAGGATGCACTTCGGGGTTTTAAGGGTTTTAAATGATGACTTGATTGATGGTGGTATGGGCTTTGGTAGTCACCCACACGATAACATGGAAATTATTACCATTCCATTGGCCGGTGCAATTGCACACAAAGATAGTATGGGAAATTCTGCGGTAATTAAAAATGGAGAAATCCAGGTAATGAGTGCCGGAACAGGAGTTAGTCATAGCGAGTTTAACGCAAATGCAGGCGAGCAATTGAATTTATTGCAGATCTGGTTGTTTCCGAACAAGAAAAACGTTACGCCACGTTATGATCAACAGACTTTAGATGTTGCTGCCCGTCACAATAACTTTCAGCAGATCTTATCGCCAAATGCAGATGATGCCGGCGTTTGGATCCATCAGGATGCCTGGTTTTCGTTAGGCAATTTTGATGAAGGTTTTGAAACCGAGTACAAAATCAAAAAAGCTGGTAATGGTGTGTATGCATTCGTTATCAGTGGAGAAGTAACCATTAACGGACAAGTGCTTAGTAAAAGAGACGGATTAGGGGTGTGGGATACTGATAGCATCAGTTTTAAAGCCAATACTGCAGGAGCAGAAGTTTTATTAATGGATATTCCAATGGAGTTGAACTAG
- a CDS encoding DNA alkylation repair protein, translating into MKDIEFILSELQSISEPDYLKKMAHFRIDISKAFGIRVPNIRKLAKQIGKNQELSLLLWKTGFHEARLLATFIGDYKQVTEMQINTWTKDFSSWDICDQACGNLFVKTPYFKSKVFEFAAAEAEFVKRTGFVLMAEAAVHLKKEPDTTFLGFLPVIEREAYDNRNFVKKAINWALRQTGKRNTFLHGQAIQTANNILAQKNKKANWVALDALRELNSDAVLAKVGS; encoded by the coding sequence ATGAAAGACATTGAATTTATCCTTTCCGAGCTGCAATCCATCAGTGAACCCGATTACCTGAAGAAAATGGCCCATTTTAGGATCGATATTTCAAAGGCTTTCGGTATTCGCGTGCCCAATATCCGGAAGTTGGCGAAACAGATCGGTAAAAATCAGGAGCTATCTTTATTGCTCTGGAAAACCGGATTTCACGAAGCCCGTCTTTTAGCCACATTCATTGGCGATTATAAACAAGTAACAGAAATGCAAATAAACACGTGGACGAAAGATTTTAGTTCATGGGATATATGTGATCAGGCTTGCGGAAATCTTTTCGTTAAAACGCCTTATTTTAAGTCGAAGGTTTTTGAATTTGCAGCGGCTGAAGCTGAATTTGTAAAACGTACCGGTTTTGTGTTGATGGCCGAGGCAGCTGTTCACCTTAAAAAAGAACCTGATACAACTTTTCTAGGTTTTCTTCCGGTAATTGAAAGAGAAGCTTATGATAACCGGAATTTTGTTAAAAAAGCAATCAACTGGGCGTTGAGGCAAACTGGCAAGCGTAATACTTTTCTGCATGGGCAGGCCATCCAAACTGCAAATAATATTCTTGCCCAGAAAAATAAAAAAGCAAACTGGGTAGCGTTAGATGCGTTAAGAGAACTTAACAGCGATGCTGTATTGGCTAAAGTTGGTTCTTAG